The Streptomyces sp. ICC1 DNA window CGGTGATCTACGCCGTAAGGGATTCCCCGGAGCGCATTCTTCCGGTATTGCGCGAGCAGCCGATTTCCCCGGCGCAGTGCCAGGCGATCATCGACGCCATGCACGAGTCCGGTTCGATCGGCCGGGCGGCCGACGTGGCGCAGCGCTACATGGCCCAGGCCCTGGACGCGCTGGAGTCCCATCCGTCCTTCGCGCACCGGGCTCCTCTCGTACGCAAGTGTCTGCGCGACCTGGTCGACGGGCTCGCGTCCCAGCACCCCGCTCAGGAAGCGCTCGTCGAGACGGTGTGAACCGATCGCGCCGCAAGTGGTGTCCACGCTCAGCCGGTCCCGGCTGGGTCGATCCCGGAGGGTTGTCGTGTCAGGGCTCCGAACCGATTTCATCAGCGATTACGATGGTCTCGCCGACCAGTGGTGGGACCCTAGAGGACCGCTAGCACCGCTCGGCTGGATCGCTCGCGCCCGCGCCGAGCACATCCCGCCCGCCGCGCGCGAGCAGGCCCGACTGCTCGATGTCGGCTGCGGGGGCGGCCTGTTCGGCCCCCACGTGGCCGGCAAGGGCTACCGCCTGGTCGGCGTCGACCTCTCGGCCAAGTCCCTCGAAGAGGCGCTGCGCCACGGCTTCGACGAGGTGGTCCGCACCGACATCTCCGAACTCCCCTTCCCCGACGAGTCGTTCGACGTCGTCACGGCGGGTCAGTGCCTCGAACACGTACCGGATCCCTACGGGGTGGTGGCGGAGCTGTGCCGGGTCCTGCGCCCGGGCGGAACACTGGTCGTCGACACCATCGCCGACACCAGAATCGCGCGGCTGGTCTCCATCACCCTCGCCGAGAACCTGCCCCTGCCGGGCAGGCCGGCCCGCGGCACCCACGACCACCGCCTCTTCGTCAACCGCGAGCGCCTGGTGAAGGCCGCGCGGGCGCACGGGGTGGAGCTCGAGCTGCACGGCCTGCGCCCGAGCTTCCGCGACGGGATCGGCTACCTGGCCCGGCGCCGCGAAGGGGTCCGCATGGTTCCCGTCCGGTCCACCGGCGTTCTCTTCCTCGGGGCGGGCACCAAGGCGGGCCCCACATGGTGACGACGGATCAGCGGCCGCCGGTCCGCGGCGCCGTGCGCACCTGGGTGGTCGGCGCCCGGCTCAAGACCCTGCCGGTGACGCTGGCGCCGATCGTGGTGGGATGGGCGGTCGCCCGCTCGCAGGGCCACTTCAGCTGGTGGCGCGCCGCCCTGACCCTGCTCTTCGGCCTGGGCTTCGTCCTGGGCACGAACTTCTTCAACGACTACAGCGACGGGGTGCGGGGGGCCGACGACGAACGGGTGGGCCCCGTCCGCCTGGTGGGATCGGGGCGGGCCTCGCCGCGCCAGGTCCTGCGCATGGGGCTCGCCCTGTACGGCGTCGCGGTCCTGGCCGGCGCGGTCATGGCGGTGACGATCTCCTGGTGGCTGCTCGCGCTGGCCGCGCTCTGCGCGGTCGGCGGCTGGTTCTACACCGGCGGGTCCCGGCCCTACGGCTACCTGGGACTGGGGGACGTCAGCATCTTCCTCTTCCACGGGGTCATCGCCGTGTGCGCCACCGCATTCATCCAGCTCGGCCGGGTGCCCCTGCTCGCCCTCGGCGCGTCGGTACCCATCGGCCTGCTCGCCGTCGCGCTGCTGACCACGAACAACCTCCGCGACATCCCGACCGACACCGCCGCGGGGAAGATCACCCTCGCGGTGCGGCTGGGCGACGGACGCACCCGCGTGTACTACGCCCTGTGCGTCGCCGCCGCCTTCGCGTCCGGACTGCTCCTGGCGACCGCCCGGCCCTGGCTGCTGCTCCTGCTCGCCGCCGCCCCGTCCGCCGTCCTCCCGCTGCGGCGGGTGCTCGGCGGGGCGCGCGGCAGCGATCTGATAGCGGCGCTGGAGCAGACCTGCGTACTGCTCCTCGTGTACGGGGCCCTGCTGGCGACCGGACTGGTCCTGTGACCGGCCGGAGCGGGACCCCGCGGACGCCGGACACCCCCGGGGCCGCGGTGGCCCCGGACCACGAAGTGCTGGTCATCGGCGCCGGGTTCTCCGGAATCGGCACGGCGATCGGCCTGCGCAAGGCCGGCAT harbors:
- the ubiG gene encoding bifunctional 2-polyprenyl-6-hydroxyphenol methylase/3-demethylubiquinol 3-O-methyltransferase UbiG, with amino-acid sequence MSGLRTDFISDYDGLADQWWDPRGPLAPLGWIARARAEHIPPAAREQARLLDVGCGGGLFGPHVAGKGYRLVGVDLSAKSLEEALRHGFDEVVRTDISELPFPDESFDVVTAGQCLEHVPDPYGVVAELCRVLRPGGTLVVDTIADTRIARLVSITLAENLPLPGRPARGTHDHRLFVNRERLVKAARAHGVELELHGLRPSFRDGIGYLARRREGVRMVPVRSTGVLFLGAGTKAGPTW
- a CDS encoding 1,4-dihydroxy-2-naphthoate polyprenyltransferase → MVTTDQRPPVRGAVRTWVVGARLKTLPVTLAPIVVGWAVARSQGHFSWWRAALTLLFGLGFVLGTNFFNDYSDGVRGADDERVGPVRLVGSGRASPRQVLRMGLALYGVAVLAGAVMAVTISWWLLALAALCAVGGWFYTGGSRPYGYLGLGDVSIFLFHGVIAVCATAFIQLGRVPLLALGASVPIGLLAVALLTTNNLRDIPTDTAAGKITLAVRLGDGRTRVYYALCVAAAFASGLLLATARPWLLLLLAAAPSAVLPLRRVLGGARGSDLIAALEQTCVLLLVYGALLATGLVL